In Candidatus Pantoea floridensis, a single genomic region encodes these proteins:
- a CDS encoding bifunctional aspartate transaminase/aspartate 4-decarboxylase, with translation MSNPYEKYASLSPFELKDALIQLASGKPDRMMLNAGRGNPNFIATLPRRAFWRLGLFATEEAERSFSYLPHGIGGIPRIEGIEARFDAFLSRGHEQPGVAFLSRAVSYVRDQLGLSASDFLHEMVEGILGCNYPVPPRMLSLSEKITREYIVKEMVGGLISAEDVELFAVEGGTAAMTYLFNTLRTNGLVTAGDKVAMGAPIFTPYIEIPHLEDYRLESVMINASPEDNWQYPDEELEKLLDPAIKIFFCVNPSNPASVKMDQRTLDKMARIVEQRPDLIILTDDVYGTFANNFKSLFATCPQNTILVYSFSKYFGATGWRLGVIATHQNNILDDKLRNISDAEHHRLQQRYGSLTPDVPALRFLDRVVADSRSVALNHTAGLSTPQQVQMVLFSLFALMDGEDGYKAAVSEVIRRRQAVLYRELGITHIDTEEAVDYYTLLDLEAISRQVYGDDFADWVNKTLNPTDLLFHIAEETGIVMLPGTGFGSLKPAGRISLANLNEYEYAAIGKSLRKMMEQYFEKYHSALQGKDKNA, from the coding sequence ATGTCTAACCCTTACGAAAAATATGCTTCACTCAGTCCCTTCGAACTCAAAGACGCCCTGATACAACTCGCCTCCGGTAAACCCGACCGCATGATGCTTAATGCAGGTAGAGGCAATCCTAACTTCATCGCGACCTTGCCCCGCCGTGCTTTCTGGCGTCTTGGATTATTTGCCACAGAAGAGGCGGAGCGATCCTTCTCTTATTTGCCGCATGGCATTGGAGGTATACCGCGCATTGAAGGTATTGAGGCACGTTTCGACGCATTTCTTTCTCGCGGCCATGAGCAACCAGGCGTTGCATTTTTGTCGAGGGCCGTAAGCTATGTCCGTGATCAGCTGGGGCTTTCCGCTTCCGATTTTTTACATGAGATGGTGGAAGGTATTCTGGGCTGCAATTATCCGGTTCCACCACGTATGTTGTCGCTTAGTGAAAAAATCACCCGCGAGTATATCGTCAAAGAAATGGTTGGCGGCCTGATTTCGGCTGAGGACGTTGAACTGTTTGCGGTGGAAGGAGGTACGGCCGCGATGACCTACCTTTTTAATACTCTTCGCACAAATGGTTTGGTTACCGCAGGTGATAAAGTCGCAATGGGCGCGCCCATTTTTACCCCTTATATTGAAATACCGCATTTGGAGGATTACCGGCTTGAAAGCGTGATGATTAATGCGTCGCCGGAAGATAACTGGCAATATCCCGATGAAGAGTTAGAGAAACTGCTCGACCCGGCTATTAAAATCTTCTTCTGCGTCAATCCAAGCAATCCTGCCTCAGTGAAAATGGATCAACGCACCCTGGATAAAATGGCGAGAATTGTTGAGCAGCGTCCCGATTTAATCATTCTCACGGATGATGTGTACGGTACCTTTGCGAATAACTTTAAATCATTGTTTGCTACCTGCCCGCAGAACACCATTTTAGTCTATTCATTCTCAAAATATTTCGGTGCAACGGGTTGGCGTTTGGGGGTGATCGCCACCCACCAGAACAATATTCTGGATGACAAACTGAGAAATATTAGCGATGCAGAACATCATCGTCTGCAGCAGCGCTATGGTTCCCTTACGCCAGACGTTCCCGCTTTACGATTTCTTGACCGGGTTGTGGCGGATAGCCGAAGCGTAGCCCTCAATCACACTGCCGGCTTATCGACTCCGCAACAAGTGCAGATGGTATTGTTCAGTCTATTCGCTCTGATGGATGGGGAGGACGGTTATAAAGCCGCTGTATCGGAAGTGATCCGCCGCCGTCAGGCCGTGCTCTACCGTGAGCTGGGAATAACGCATATTGATACCGAAGAGGCTGTAGATTACTACACGCTGTTGGATTTAGAGGCAATATCTCGTCAGGTTTACGGCGATGACTTTGCCGATTGGGTAAATAAAACCCTCAACCCAACCGACTTGCTTTTCCACATTGCAGAAGAGACCGGCATCGTCATGCTTCCAGGTACCGGATTTGGTAGCCTTAAACCTGCAGGACGTATATCTCTGGCTAATTTGAATGAATATGAGTACGCCGCAATCGGTAAGTCATTAAGAAAGATGATGGAGCAGTATTTTGAAAAGTATCATTCTGCACTGCAAGGGAAAGATAAAAACGCTTAG
- a CDS encoding fimbrial protein: MHAQNKLLVRLLSGLLFSSSAIAASENTINFQGEVSDETCSIAVNGNAASPVVLMPTVSKSELAKSGDTAGQTSFTVGLSGCTGSSTTSTKVSTVFVGNNVTANGNLTNTGSATNVEVQLVDSKDAVINLTGGYTGDGDLTLAADETEASANYIAQYYATSAATAGTVESSMQYAVTYQ; encoded by the coding sequence ATGCATGCGCAAAATAAACTATTAGTCCGGTTACTAAGCGGTTTACTCTTTTCATCATCGGCGATTGCCGCATCGGAGAATACAATTAACTTTCAGGGCGAAGTGTCTGATGAAACCTGTTCGATTGCGGTAAATGGAAATGCGGCCTCGCCTGTCGTTCTAATGCCAACCGTCAGTAAATCAGAACTGGCGAAAAGCGGCGATACAGCAGGCCAGACTTCATTCACCGTAGGTCTATCCGGCTGTACCGGCAGCTCAACGACGTCAACAAAAGTCTCTACGGTATTTGTGGGAAATAACGTCACGGCTAATGGCAACCTTACCAATACCGGCAGCGCGACCAATGTGGAAGTTCAATTAGTCGACAGCAAAGACGCTGTAATCAATTTAACCGGTGGCTATACCGGTGATGGCGACCTTACGTTGGCAGCCGATGAAACGGAAGCTTCAGCAAATTATATTGCGCAATATTATGCAACCAGTGCCGCAACCGCCGGTACGGTTGAGTCATCAATGCAATATGCCGTCACCTATCAGTAG
- a CDS encoding fimbria/pilus periplasmic chaperone: MSLHTLFSSLFLIVILTSANATASVTLLGSRIIYPSSAHSIDIQFKNDDNIPYVIQSWFDEGDIDAQPQQINNVPFIITPPVFRIQPKAGQVSRIMFNQTTALPQDRETLYWFNMLQIPPSNLTSDSAKNAMTVMLRNRVKIFYRPTAIGEPKNILKGLTVHDVYDAVKGNGITIDNAQPWYASIVAVSVRISTEKYSCTPEMIAPFARQTCWFHKNNKRLQGVGAVNIDAINDQGARISESYTIDAQ; the protein is encoded by the coding sequence ATGTCTTTACACACGCTTTTTTCATCTTTATTTCTGATAGTGATATTGACGTCTGCGAATGCCACGGCGAGTGTTACGTTATTGGGGAGCCGTATTATCTATCCATCTTCCGCTCACTCAATTGATATTCAGTTTAAAAATGACGATAACATTCCGTATGTCATTCAGTCATGGTTTGATGAAGGTGATATTGACGCTCAGCCACAGCAAATCAATAACGTCCCTTTTATTATTACACCGCCGGTGTTTCGCATTCAGCCCAAGGCTGGGCAAGTATCACGCATTATGTTCAACCAAACAACAGCTCTGCCACAGGATAGAGAAACGCTTTATTGGTTCAACATGCTGCAAATCCCCCCCAGCAATCTAACGTCTGATTCAGCGAAAAATGCAATGACGGTAATGCTGAGAAATAGAGTGAAGATTTTTTATCGTCCAACCGCCATTGGCGAACCAAAAAATATTCTAAAAGGATTAACTGTTCATGATGTCTATGATGCCGTTAAAGGGAATGGCATAACAATAGATAATGCTCAGCCTTGGTATGCCTCGATAGTCGCTGTTTCTGTACGCATATCCACCGAAAAATACTCTTGCACACCTGAAATGATAGCCCCCTTCGCCAGACAAACATGTTGGTTTCACAAAAATAATAAACGCTTACAAGGTGTGGGTGCGGTGAATATCGATGCGATTAACGATCAGGGGGCAAGAATAAGTGAAAGCTATACAATTGACGCGCAGTGA
- a CDS encoding fimbrial outer membrane usher protein translates to MTRSELRLYLFFFGVSGCLSHPAHADEYYFDPSLFKGSSFGQNIDQFNRSDVPAGQYLVDVYLNNKLIVSSEEITFISSEADKRAEPCLSKSLIDTLHIKSALTSPLSRTCYPLASWTSFGNWEFDAAALRLNITLPMTALNRKPRGYVPVSEWDQGMTALFLRHNTNYTWTENSGADYRYQYLWSGITAGSNIANWQLRHQSNLRYLSSSTGGSSYRYNSVRTWVQRPLEKLNSLIAIGDSYTDSNLFGSLPFNGIKLTTDERMWPQGRRGYAPEIHGIASSNARVVVKQLNKVVYETVVPPGPFVIDDLFNTRSQGDFEVTVIEANGKMATFTVPYASVPDSVRPGNWHYSLAMGRVRQYYSVNNGFLEGVLQHGMSNSITATAGSRLAQGYQAWLLGGVWATQWGALGMNTTFSQAKVEENHPTSGWRAELSYSKTFHTGTNLVLAAYRYSTSGFRDLQDVLGVRRQAKNGIHYDSDTLNQRNRLSATLSQSLDAYGLLSLSASSSDYYNNQSRITQLQLGYTTSWKTISFGVNVARQRTYWNSGRHIISVNDNADASRQQKYTENTVSLNISLPLDWGSGLSSVAYNYNQSKTSRSSTVSLTGSAGEQRDLSYSMYGGTDRYHNDSTGEASSFGGNLQQNTRVGAFRASYGQGNDYRQLGLGTSGTLLLHRGGLTAGPYTSDTFALIHADGAQGAVVQNGQGAVIDSHGYALLPSLTPYRENTVTLDSKNMRADAELSGGSQRVVPYAGAVSQVKFSTLRGNAVLISLNEGITPPMGADVRDSEGTLIGVVGQGSQLYARVPHTSGSLKVSWNGNTNHCLVNYQIPGHVHQALIHLDGTCRKS, encoded by the coding sequence TTGACGCGCAGTGAATTGCGGCTGTACTTATTCTTTTTCGGCGTATCGGGCTGCTTGTCTCATCCTGCACATGCTGATGAATACTATTTTGATCCCTCGCTGTTCAAAGGCTCATCCTTTGGTCAAAACATTGATCAATTCAATCGTAGTGACGTGCCAGCGGGGCAATATCTTGTTGATGTCTATTTGAACAATAAATTAATTGTTTCCAGCGAAGAGATCACGTTTATCTCCTCAGAAGCAGATAAACGCGCTGAGCCCTGCTTGTCGAAGTCACTTATTGATACGCTACATATAAAATCTGCCCTGACATCGCCCTTATCCCGCACCTGCTATCCGCTTGCATCATGGACGTCCTTTGGAAACTGGGAGTTTGACGCCGCGGCGTTGCGTCTAAATATTACGCTGCCCATGACTGCACTTAATCGTAAACCCAGAGGCTACGTCCCAGTGTCTGAATGGGATCAAGGTATGACAGCTCTGTTTCTGCGTCATAACACCAACTATACCTGGACGGAAAACAGTGGTGCGGATTATCGCTACCAATATTTATGGAGTGGCATTACTGCGGGTAGTAATATCGCGAACTGGCAACTACGCCACCAAAGTAATTTACGCTATCTGAGCAGCAGCACCGGTGGCAGTAGCTATCGCTATAATAGCGTTAGAACCTGGGTGCAACGTCCGTTAGAAAAATTAAACAGCTTAATTGCTATCGGTGATAGCTACACCGACAGCAATCTGTTTGGCAGCCTGCCCTTTAACGGTATCAAGTTAACCACGGATGAACGTATGTGGCCGCAAGGCAGGCGAGGCTATGCACCCGAAATTCACGGTATTGCTTCATCGAACGCACGCGTAGTGGTGAAGCAGTTAAATAAAGTGGTTTATGAAACTGTGGTGCCGCCAGGCCCCTTTGTCATTGATGATTTGTTTAACACGCGCAGCCAGGGAGATTTTGAGGTAACGGTGATTGAGGCAAACGGTAAGATGGCGACATTCACCGTTCCTTATGCCTCCGTTCCAGATTCTGTCAGACCGGGTAACTGGCATTATTCCTTAGCCATGGGACGCGTGCGCCAATATTACTCGGTGAACAACGGCTTTTTGGAAGGCGTTTTACAACATGGCATGAGCAACAGCATAACAGCGACGGCAGGTTCCAGGCTGGCGCAAGGTTATCAGGCCTGGTTACTGGGTGGGGTGTGGGCGACACAATGGGGTGCTTTAGGCATGAACACCACCTTCTCCCAAGCCAAAGTGGAGGAAAATCACCCTACTTCGGGCTGGCGCGCCGAATTAAGCTATAGCAAAACCTTTCACACTGGTACGAATCTGGTGTTAGCTGCCTATCGCTACTCCACCAGTGGCTTTCGCGATCTACAGGATGTACTTGGCGTACGACGCCAGGCCAAAAATGGAATTCATTACGACTCTGATACGCTTAATCAACGAAATCGACTGTCGGCAACCCTAAGCCAATCTTTGGATGCGTATGGCTTGCTCAGTCTCAGTGCCAGTAGTTCAGACTATTACAACAATCAGTCGCGTATCACTCAGCTACAACTCGGCTATACCACCAGCTGGAAAACCATCAGTTTTGGAGTGAATGTGGCGCGCCAACGCACGTACTGGAACAGCGGACGTCACATCATCAGTGTGAATGATAATGCAGACGCTTCACGCCAGCAGAAATATACCGAAAACACCGTTTCGTTAAATATCTCTCTACCGCTGGATTGGGGATCGGGCCTCTCTTCGGTGGCCTACAACTATAACCAGTCAAAAACCAGCCGCTCTTCCACCGTTTCACTTACCGGATCGGCTGGTGAGCAGCGAGACCTATCCTATTCGATGTATGGCGGTACCGATCGTTACCACAACGATTCAACGGGCGAGGCCAGCTCCTTCGGTGGTAATTTGCAGCAAAATACCCGAGTAGGGGCATTCCGCGCCAGTTATGGTCAAGGTAATGATTACCGCCAGCTCGGACTGGGTACTTCCGGTACGCTGCTTTTGCATCGCGGTGGACTGACGGCCGGTCCGTATACCAGCGACACCTTTGCTTTGATTCATGCCGACGGTGCGCAAGGTGCAGTTGTGCAGAACGGTCAGGGTGCGGTGATCGATAGCCATGGTTATGCCTTGCTGCCGTCGCTTACCCCATATCGTGAAAATACCGTCACCCTCGATAGCAAAAACATGCGTGCGGATGCCGAGTTAAGCGGGGGAAGTCAGCGCGTAGTACCTTATGCAGGTGCGGTGAGTCAGGTGAAATTTTCCACGCTGCGCGGCAACGCGGTATTGATCTCACTCAATGAGGGCATTACGCCACCTATGGGGGCTGACGTTCGCGACAGCGAAGGCACATTAATTGGCGTCGTTGGCCAGGGAAGCCAGCTCTACGCCCGCGTGCCGCATACCTCAGGCAGCCTGAAAGTTAGTTGGAATGGCAATACGAACCACTGCTTAGTGAATTATCAAATCCCCGGTCATGTGCATCAGGCGCTTATTCATCTCGACGGGACATGTAGGAAATCATAA
- the stbD gene encoding fimbrial usher protein StbD translates to MKTWLLALIILLAHSPTVWANCIRVTSTSSLSAAALAAGYTAGSWPGACDTCSGNLGLPSVISINSGSTFQPSGTLLASSVGSFLSSASSVNYSPNQILYRCAVTDAGSLYEMYATNGDSPYAGMYASSEVEGAYYDVAKNVAVRMTNLATGEFYSRYWKSRQFTSDNWYSDGTYIYIPASAFSNVLYEMFKISSTSYYASAANRYTDIWTQPRGYIAFKGPGLDTNSLRDGQDSASYWYGFYANWPAAWSSYKNVTYVRGALCEVKNYPSVVLLPTISVGALSGGGSSQAPFSVTLQCESGANSSTSTSTTSSANVAMGFLVNQATSVLKATQMGLTTSGGGLTWLLDNQYGSSGVASGVGIKIYDANGAPINLLPDLTSTGTGNTRGWYAYTDLTSLAASGTSNMYSGDFTASLEALSGQTITAGTVNAQLQVVVSFQ, encoded by the coding sequence ATTAAAACCTGGCTGCTGGCGCTTATTATTCTGCTGGCCCACTCTCCCACGGTCTGGGCGAACTGTATTCGGGTGACCAGCACCTCGTCGCTCTCTGCCGCCGCACTGGCAGCCGGTTATACAGCCGGTTCCTGGCCAGGTGCTTGTGATACCTGCTCCGGCAATCTTGGCTTACCGTCTGTAATCAGTATCAACAGCGGGAGTACGTTTCAACCCTCCGGGACGCTGCTTGCCAGCTCTGTGGGTAGCTTTCTCTCATCGGCTAGCAGTGTGAACTATAGCCCGAATCAGATCCTGTATCGCTGCGCTGTGACTGATGCCGGCAGCCTGTACGAAATGTATGCCACGAATGGTGATAGCCCGTATGCCGGTATGTATGCCAGCAGTGAAGTAGAGGGGGCCTATTATGACGTGGCAAAAAATGTGGCAGTACGTATGACCAATCTCGCTACCGGGGAGTTTTACAGTCGCTACTGGAAATCACGTCAGTTTACTTCCGACAACTGGTATTCCGACGGCACCTACATTTATATCCCAGCCAGCGCCTTCAGCAACGTGTTGTATGAAATGTTTAAAATCAGCTCGACCAGTTACTATGCATCCGCGGCGAATCGCTATACCGATATCTGGACGCAGCCACGCGGTTATATCGCCTTTAAAGGACCCGGGCTCGATACTAATAGCCTGCGGGATGGGCAAGACAGCGCTAGCTATTGGTATGGCTTTTACGCTAACTGGCCTGCCGCCTGGAGTAGTTACAAAAACGTTACTTATGTCCGCGGCGCACTGTGTGAAGTGAAAAATTATCCCTCGGTAGTGTTGTTGCCGACGATTAGCGTAGGGGCGTTATCGGGTGGTGGCAGCAGCCAGGCCCCCTTTTCCGTCACGCTGCAATGTGAATCTGGCGCGAATTCCAGTACTAGCACGTCAACGACAAGTTCAGCCAATGTCGCCATGGGCTTCCTTGTTAATCAGGCAACATCCGTTCTTAAAGCCACTCAAATGGGATTAACCACCAGCGGCGGCGGACTGACATGGCTGCTGGATAATCAATACGGCAGCAGTGGCGTGGCATCCGGAGTGGGCATCAAAATTTATGACGCTAACGGTGCTCCCATTAACCTGTTACCCGATCTCACCAGTACCGGTACAGGTAATACGCGAGGATGGTATGCCTATACCGATCTGACCTCGCTCGCCGCTTCCGGCACCAGCAACATGTATAGCGGTGACTTTACCGCTTCGCTTGAAGCACTGAGTGGACAAACAATTACAGCAGGGACAGTCAATGCGCAGTTGCAAGTGGTGGTTAGCTTTCAGTAA
- a CDS encoding fimbrial assembly chaperone, producing MDKQLQQGQSMRSCKWWLAFSNAWVLACVLYAHSTFAVVNIDKTRIIFSASESSQTLNLKNSPDNPTIVQIWSDDGDIMQSPTLTRTPVFAMPPVMKLLPDEQRVIRLMLLSQHSLPMDKESLYWLNLYQIPALAKETSHAERKVVLPLRLRLKVFIRPAALTAPTQQDVQRLRFESRNQLLTIVNPTPWFMSLRLQIEPNKMINNIMVAPKGNYTLPLKKPLKINEKISFEVFDDNGNPVRYFAHLH from the coding sequence GTGGACAAACAATTACAGCAGGGACAGTCAATGCGCAGTTGCAAGTGGTGGTTAGCTTTCAGTAACGCGTGGGTTTTAGCCTGTGTGCTTTACGCCCATTCTACTTTTGCCGTCGTAAATATTGATAAAACGCGCATTATCTTTAGTGCTAGCGAAAGCAGCCAGACCTTGAATCTCAAAAATAGCCCTGATAATCCGACCATTGTGCAGATCTGGAGTGATGATGGGGACATAATGCAGTCACCTACGCTCACCCGGACACCGGTATTTGCTATGCCGCCGGTGATGAAACTTCTCCCCGATGAACAGCGAGTTATTCGGCTGATGTTACTCTCACAGCATTCTCTGCCCATGGATAAAGAGAGCCTGTACTGGCTTAATCTTTATCAAATACCTGCATTAGCAAAAGAGACAAGTCATGCTGAGCGCAAGGTGGTGCTGCCGCTACGACTGCGCCTTAAAGTCTTCATTCGCCCGGCAGCCCTTACCGCGCCTACACAGCAAGATGTGCAACGCTTACGTTTTGAGAGCCGCAATCAGCTTTTAACTATCGTCAACCCGACGCCCTGGTTTATGAGCCTTCGTCTGCAAATTGAACCGAATAAGATGATCAATAATATTATGGTCGCCCCTAAAGGTAATTACACCTTACCTTTAAAAAAGCCTTTAAAGATAAATGAAAAAATATCCTTTGAGGTGTTCGATGATAATGGAAATCCTGTGCGCTATTTTGCACATTTGCATTGA
- a CDS encoding biofilm development regulator YmgB/AriR family protein produces MHQSTQQNTVEANIFHHFLSAGDALSAETAVIDATVRDLTNQGREVTTSALILHLISDIETTSDAAQVDILLNTLKVVVGLTPGEEERWAYFNW; encoded by the coding sequence ATGCATCAAAGCACGCAGCAAAATACAGTTGAAGCAAACATTTTTCACCACTTCCTTAGTGCGGGTGATGCTCTCTCTGCGGAAACCGCGGTTATTGACGCCACGGTTCGTGATTTGACTAATCAAGGAAGAGAGGTCACGACCAGTGCGTTAATTTTGCACCTCATTTCGGACATTGAAACCACTTCTGATGCCGCGCAGGTCGATATCTTACTCAACACGCTTAAAGTCGTTGTAGGATTGACCCCGGGTGAAGAGGAGCGTTGGGCTTACTTCAACTGGTAA
- a CDS encoding biofilm/acid-resistance regulator YmgB/AriR produces the protein MQQNTTESDLQSFLHSTGDQFDEEKQVIGAIVKSLLTERGRVTNKAIILSLIAELESTNDIEQLDVLRNCLEIVVGRTPDDDK, from the coding sequence ATGCAGCAGAATACGACCGAATCAGACCTCCAGTCCTTCTTACATAGTACTGGAGATCAGTTTGACGAAGAAAAACAGGTGATTGGTGCCATAGTGAAGTCGTTACTGACAGAAAGAGGCCGAGTAACGAATAAAGCCATTATTTTAAGTTTGATCGCAGAACTTGAAAGCACGAATGATATTGAGCAGCTTGATGTGCTGCGCAATTGCCTCGAAATCGTCGTGGGCCGCACACCGGATGATGATAAATGA
- the ycgZ gene encoding regulatory protein YcgZ has protein sequence MQQNVGTSSSINDIAAYFNNASLPSQQETLGSIVVEILRSGRNLNRKAICTKLLSRLELASTSDEEHHYHQLIALLFGRD, from the coding sequence ATGCAACAGAACGTAGGCACTTCCAGTTCGATAAATGACATTGCTGCTTATTTCAACAACGCATCACTTCCTTCTCAGCAGGAAACGCTGGGTAGCATTGTGGTTGAGATCCTCCGTTCGGGACGTAATCTGAATCGCAAAGCGATTTGTACAAAACTTTTGTCACGTCTCGAACTCGCCTCCACGTCTGATGAAGAGCATCACTACCACCAGCTGATAGCGCTGCTATTTGGCCGGGACTAA
- a CDS encoding UbiD family decarboxylase → MPQKKPSTYRIVKAGEPHPQGWNVPPVNDLRSAIELLKTLPEQYVESNREVDPIAELAGVYRYIGAGGTVMRPTRIGPAMTFNNIKGFPDARVLVGLMASRKRVSALLGAPERELGIQMAEARRNVTPPTVIEPENAPCQEVVYRAEDEGFDLRKILPAPTNTTEDAGPYFCLGLVLGSDPDDRDNVDVTIHRLCVQSKDELSIFFAPGRHIDAFRLKAEAAGKPLAVSINMGLDPAIHIGAEFEAPTTPFGFNELCVAGGLRGQPVELVECLTVKQRAIARAEIVIEGEILPGVRVAEDQNSHTGKAMPEFPGYTGEANPSLPVIKVKAITTRKNPILQTLVGPGEEHVSLAGIPTEASIHIECEDALPGLVKNVYAHSAGGGKFLAILQVQKKNAGDDGMTRQAALIALSVYRELKNVILVDEDVDIFDTDDVMWALQTRYVGDIDTLFVPGVAGHVLDPTQQPFYDPRVTAKGTTTKTIFDCTVPYHLKEHFIRAQFKEVDASLWLSS, encoded by the coding sequence ATGCCACAAAAAAAACCGTCTACTTACCGCATCGTTAAAGCCGGTGAACCTCATCCTCAAGGCTGGAATGTTCCCCCCGTTAACGATCTGCGTTCAGCAATTGAACTGCTTAAAACATTACCAGAACAGTATGTTGAATCGAACCGCGAAGTGGATCCGATTGCCGAACTTGCGGGTGTATATCGCTATATCGGTGCAGGCGGCACGGTGATGCGCCCCACGCGTATCGGCCCCGCTATGACGTTCAACAATATCAAAGGTTTTCCTGACGCGCGTGTTTTGGTCGGCTTAATGGCAAGCCGTAAGCGCGTGAGTGCGTTACTGGGCGCGCCGGAACGTGAGTTGGGTATTCAGATGGCTGAAGCGCGAAGGAACGTGACCCCGCCGACGGTAATTGAGCCTGAGAATGCGCCCTGCCAGGAAGTGGTCTATCGGGCTGAGGACGAGGGATTTGATTTACGAAAAATTCTGCCGGCACCGACCAATACAACTGAAGATGCAGGACCCTATTTTTGTCTTGGTCTGGTGTTGGGAAGCGATCCTGATGATCGCGATAATGTTGATGTCACTATTCATCGTCTTTGTGTTCAAAGCAAAGATGAACTTTCAATATTTTTTGCGCCAGGACGCCACATTGATGCGTTTCGCTTAAAGGCGGAAGCCGCGGGCAAGCCGTTGGCGGTGTCCATTAATATGGGGCTTGATCCGGCAATTCATATTGGCGCAGAGTTTGAAGCACCCACCACACCGTTTGGTTTTAATGAGTTATGCGTGGCGGGAGGACTACGAGGTCAACCGGTTGAACTGGTGGAGTGTTTGACCGTTAAGCAGCGTGCGATTGCTCGCGCAGAAATTGTTATTGAAGGTGAAATTTTACCCGGCGTACGCGTTGCAGAAGATCAGAACAGCCATACCGGCAAGGCGATGCCGGAGTTTCCCGGTTATACAGGGGAGGCAAACCCTTCGCTGCCGGTAATCAAAGTGAAAGCTATCACCACGCGGAAAAATCCCATCCTGCAAACCTTAGTAGGACCAGGTGAGGAGCATGTCAGCCTTGCGGGTATTCCAACGGAGGCCAGCATCCATATTGAATGTGAGGACGCTCTGCCAGGACTGGTAAAAAATGTGTACGCCCACAGCGCAGGTGGCGGTAAGTTTCTTGCCATATTACAGGTGCAGAAGAAAAATGCCGGTGACGACGGTATGACGCGTCAGGCTGCGCTGATAGCGCTTTCAGTCTATCGTGAACTTAAGAACGTGATTTTGGTTGATGAAGATGTCGATATCTTTGATACCGATGATGTGATGTGGGCTTTACAGACGCGTTATGTCGGCGACATCGATACTCTTTTCGTGCCCGGTGTTGCGGGGCATGTGCTTGATCCTACGCAACAGCCTTTTTATGACCCGCGCGTAACGGCGAAGGGAACAACGACAAAAACCATCTTTGATTGTACGGTACCTTATCATCTGAAAGAGCATTTTATTCGTGCTCAGTTTAAAGAGGTGGATGCGAGCTTGTGGTTATCTTCGTAA
- a CDS encoding SRPBCC family protein, whose protein sequence is MVTLYHAIKISASRHEVYTSLTDLKKMAAWHGGKVEGEIAAGKVLTLRPKPDTHFSWVTEKLVSDERIVQTSREESDSDPGKTLVFTLSDLNDGRTLVKLEHGVWSENDPHLPFCNTYWGEVLFHLKTFHEQP, encoded by the coding sequence ATGGTTACGTTGTATCACGCGATAAAAATCTCAGCCAGCCGTCATGAGGTTTATACATCACTCACGGATCTGAAGAAAATGGCGGCCTGGCATGGCGGCAAGGTCGAAGGAGAAATTGCGGCGGGAAAGGTTCTTACTCTGCGGCCAAAACCGGACACTCACTTCAGCTGGGTAACCGAAAAACTTGTAAGCGATGAGCGCATTGTGCAGACGTCGCGAGAAGAGAGCGACAGCGATCCCGGTAAAACACTTGTTTTTACGCTCAGCGATTTAAACGATGGTCGCACGCTCGTTAAGCTGGAGCACGGCGTTTGGTCAGAAAATGATCCGCATCTTCCTTTTTGTAATACCTATTGGGGAGAAGTGCTATTTCACCTGAAAACCTTTCATGAACAACCCTGA